Proteins encoded in a region of the Acidimicrobiales bacterium genome:
- a CDS encoding DUF5990 family protein — protein MRVRVVGTDLPGDTFGGRPVFVAVQRERAFEGITPGGAGGARFDLEVRLAGDGTPDDVRGPYVFGRKGDRFLYLAWVSPAGDGGWEIVRRAKIHPAAVPPATWSEAVAGGGVLEVTLPLTDRCGAPRCATVDDVCRWRVVPA, from the coding sequence GTGCGGGTCCGCGTCGTCGGAACCGACCTCCCGGGCGACACGTTCGGCGGTCGCCCGGTGTTCGTCGCCGTGCAGCGGGAGCGGGCCTTCGAGGGGATCACGCCCGGCGGCGCCGGCGGGGCGCGCTTCGACCTGGAGGTGCGCCTCGCCGGCGACGGCACCCCCGATGACGTGCGGGGGCCGTACGTGTTCGGCAGGAAGGGCGACCGGTTCCTCTACCTCGCCTGGGTCAGCCCGGCCGGCGACGGCGGGTGGGAGATCGTGCGCCGGGCCAAGATCCACCCGGCCGCCGTCCCGCCGGCCACGTGGTCCGAGGCCGTCGCCGGCGGCGGCGTGCTCGAGGTCACCCTCCCGCTCACCGACCGGTGCGGCGCCCCCCGGTGCGCCACGGTCGACGACGTCTGCCGCTGGCGGGTCGTCCCGGCCTGA
- a CDS encoding FAD-binding oxidoreductase: MSDAGIKVPDAVRSSFTGDLLSPGDDGYEDARRIHNGMIDKRPALIARCRTTEDVVAAVNIGREAGVEISIRGGGHNVAGKAVTDGGLMIDLALMTAVEVDPEARTITAEGGTTWGQFNNATYPHGLATTGGTVSTTGIAGLTLGGGVGWLMGRYGLACDNLLAVEVVTATGEVVVASEDEHPDLFWGLKGGGGNFGVATRFTYRAHPVKDVTGGVLAYPVDQARAVFDLFRRATKNASDDLGMGAGFLAAPDGSGAKMVAFPICHAGDPAAAEAELAPLRTGDVKPALELIGEVPYPIVNTLLDVSFPKGAWNYWKSAFFTDLSDAAIEVMIDAYAKAPSDMSLLTVEHVHGAAARIDPAATAFPHRQEGYNSLILAQWADPADTDANVAWARETFEALRPYMAERRYVNYLSADDGGFVRQAYGENWQRLVELKRTWDPHNLFRLNQNISPA; encoded by the coding sequence TTGAGCGACGCTGGCATCAAGGTGCCCGACGCCGTCCGGTCCTCGTTCACGGGGGACCTCCTGTCGCCCGGCGACGACGGCTACGAGGACGCGCGGCGCATCCACAACGGCATGATCGACAAGCGGCCGGCGCTGATCGCCCGGTGCCGCACCACCGAGGACGTCGTGGCGGCCGTGAACATCGGCCGCGAGGCCGGGGTCGAGATCTCGATCAGGGGCGGCGGCCACAACGTGGCCGGCAAGGCCGTCACCGACGGCGGCCTGATGATCGACCTGGCGCTGATGACCGCCGTCGAGGTCGACCCCGAGGCGAGGACGATCACGGCCGAGGGCGGCACGACCTGGGGGCAGTTCAACAACGCCACCTACCCCCACGGCCTGGCCACGACGGGCGGCACCGTGTCGACCACCGGCATCGCCGGGCTCACCCTCGGGGGCGGGGTCGGCTGGCTGATGGGCCGGTACGGGCTGGCCTGCGACAACCTCCTCGCCGTCGAGGTCGTCACCGCGACCGGCGAGGTGGTGGTGGCGAGCGAGGACGAGCACCCCGACCTGTTCTGGGGGCTGAAGGGCGGCGGCGGCAACTTCGGGGTCGCCACCCGGTTCACCTACCGGGCCCACCCCGTCAAGGACGTCACCGGCGGCGTGCTCGCCTACCCGGTCGACCAGGCCAGGGCGGTGTTCGACCTGTTCCGGCGGGCGACCAAGAACGCCAGCGACGACCTCGGCATGGGCGCCGGGTTCCTCGCCGCCCCGGACGGGTCGGGCGCCAAGATGGTCGCCTTCCCGATCTGCCACGCCGGCGACCCGGCGGCGGCCGAGGCCGAGCTGGCCCCGCTGCGCACCGGCGACGTGAAGCCGGCGCTCGAGCTGATCGGCGAGGTGCCGTACCCGATCGTGAACACGCTGCTCGACGTGTCGTTCCCGAAGGGCGCCTGGAACTACTGGAAGTCGGCGTTCTTCACCGACCTGTCCGACGCCGCCATCGAGGTGATGATCGACGCCTACGCCAAGGCCCCGTCGGACATGAGCCTGCTCACCGTCGAGCACGTGCACGGGGCGGCGGCGAGGATCGACCCGGCGGCCACCGCCTTCCCGCACCGCCAGGAGGGCTACAACTCGCTGATCCTCGCCCAGTGGGCCGACCCGGCCGACACCGACGCCAACGTCGCCTGGGCCAGGGAGACCTTCGAGGCGCTCCGCCCGTACATGGCCGAGCGGCGCTACGTGAACTACCTGTCGGCCGACGACGGCGGCTTCGTCCGCCAGGCCTACGGCGAGAACTGGCAGCGCCTCGTCGAGCTCAAGCGCACCTGGGACCCGCACAACCTGTTCCGCCTGAACCAGAACATCTCCCCGGCCTAG